A window of the Candidatus Thermoplasmatota archaeon genome harbors these coding sequences:
- a CDS encoding chemotaxis response regulator protein-glutamate methylesterase, giving the protein MPEKIKVLIVDDSAYMRVVLKDMLESDAGISVVGNAKDGVEAIEKVKTLVPDVVLLDIQMPKMDGIATLQRIMKESPARTVMLSAMDKVDDQLPLRALEMGAVDFISKPSGPVSIDIVHFTGKIVEIVKIAAEAKMDVLRRTKEPLSTKKVLSVKKEAFRGHKVVAIGASTGGPRALEIVFAALPRDLPASFIIVQHLPPEFSTSFARRLDAANGPRVVIACEGDRVEKGVAYLAPGNRHLRLGWKGAASLVIRLDDGEPVNFVRPSVDVLFRSAAESLREKLMVVILTGMGMDGTAGAMVVKASGGRVVAQDEHSSVAFAMPKSAIDAGLVDQILPLDKIAEEIVKFLQE; this is encoded by the coding sequence ATGCCTGAGAAGATCAAGGTCTTGATTGTCGACGACAGCGCGTACATGCGCGTCGTTCTCAAGGACATGCTGGAGTCTGACGCCGGCATATCTGTCGTGGGGAACGCCAAGGATGGGGTCGAGGCCATCGAGAAGGTCAAGACGCTAGTTCCAGACGTCGTTCTGCTCGACATACAGATGCCGAAGATGGACGGCATCGCTACATTGCAGAGGATCATGAAGGAGTCGCCTGCAAGGACGGTCATGCTCAGCGCAATGGACAAGGTTGACGACCAACTTCCACTCAGAGCGCTGGAGATGGGCGCTGTCGACTTCATCTCGAAGCCCAGCGGCCCCGTGTCCATCGATATCGTGCATTTCACCGGCAAGATAGTCGAGATTGTGAAGATCGCTGCGGAAGCGAAGATGGATGTCCTTAGAAGAACGAAGGAGCCTCTTAGCACGAAGAAGGTCCTTTCTGTCAAGAAAGAGGCTTTCAGAGGCCATAAGGTCGTGGCGATCGGCGCGTCGACGGGAGGCCCACGAGCCCTGGAGATAGTCTTCGCAGCCCTACCCAGAGATCTTCCTGCATCATTCATCATCGTTCAACACCTCCCTCCAGAATTCTCAACCTCTTTCGCGAGAAGACTGGATGCTGCGAATGGTCCCAGGGTCGTCATAGCCTGCGAAGGCGACAGAGTCGAGAAAGGAGTTGCATATCTGGCCCCCGGCAACAGGCACCTCAGACTCGGATGGAAAGGAGCAGCAAGCCTTGTCATCAGACTGGATGACGGCGAACCTGTGAACTTCGTCAGACCGTCTGTCGATGTCCTGTTCAGGAGTGCTGCGGAGTCGCTCAGGGAGAAACTGATGGTCGTTATTCTTACTGGCATGGGAATGGACGGCACGGCAGGAGCGATGGTGGTGAAGGCGTCCGGAGGTAGGGTCGTGGCTCAGGATGAGCACAGTTCAGTTGCGTTCGCCATGCCAAAATCCGCGATCGATGCGGGATTGGTGGACCAGATCTTGCCTTTGGATAAGATCGCGGAAGAGATAGTCAAATTCCTCCAGGAGTGA
- a CDS encoding chemotaxis protein CheW — MKRWKAVITMLDTDTLQYVVFRLGKEEYGFDVAIVREIHNIEDVAKVHRSASHIEGVMNLRGKLLTVVNLRRRFGMEPNPAAEGNEKIVVVDATDAPVGFLVDEVLEVARFTKESVEKAPSYVASGIEAQYVLGIAKHEDRLITLIDPLKVLELSDDSEHSSGGS, encoded by the coding sequence GTGAAGCGCTGGAAGGCAGTGATCACCATGCTGGATACTGACACCCTGCAATATGTAGTCTTCCGCCTAGGCAAAGAAGAGTATGGATTTGATGTGGCCATCGTCAGGGAGATACACAACATCGAGGATGTCGCCAAGGTTCACAGAAGCGCTTCACACATCGAAGGAGTCATGAACCTCAGAGGGAAGCTTCTGACCGTCGTGAACCTCAGGAGAAGATTCGGGATGGAGCCGAACCCTGCCGCTGAGGGCAACGAGAAGATTGTGGTCGTCGATGCGACCGACGCTCCGGTCGGCTTCCTAGTTGATGAGGTTCTAGAAGTCGCTAGGTTCACAAAAGAGTCAGTTGAGAAAGCCCCGTCCTACGTGGCGAGTGGCATCGAGGCCCAGTACGTCCTCGGGATCGCCAAGCACGAAGACAGGCTCATCACGCTGATCGACCCGCTCAAGGTTCTGGAGCTGTCTGACGATTCAGAGCACAGTTCTGGAGGTAGTTGA
- a CDS encoding chemotaxis protein CheD, with amino-acid sequence MNQPHTVGIGQMTVCRAPEQIVCLGLGSCVAIILYDPVARIGGVAHVLLPKSPIKCDNEEKYADTGTRKLVKEMLNHGAKKERLVAKLVGGAQMFPNLNLAIANIGRENSMTVRNILREFKIRIVAEDLEGNRGRSTYFDTSDGHVTVKTAFEPVKVL; translated from the coding sequence ATGAACCAGCCGCATACCGTCGGGATTGGACAGATGACCGTGTGCCGCGCGCCTGAGCAGATAGTTTGCTTGGGACTAGGTTCATGCGTTGCGATAATCTTGTACGATCCGGTGGCCCGGATAGGTGGAGTCGCTCACGTGCTGCTCCCGAAATCTCCGATCAAGTGCGACAACGAGGAGAAGTACGCTGATACTGGCACAAGGAAACTCGTCAAGGAGATGCTAAACCATGGCGCCAAGAAAGAGAGGTTGGTTGCCAAGCTGGTTGGTGGGGCGCAGATGTTTCCGAACCTGAACCTAGCGATCGCAAACATCGGCAGAGAGAACAGCATGACCGTCAGAAACATACTCAGGGAGTTCAAGATCAGAATCGTTGCCGAGGATCTCGAGGGGAATCGGGGCCGATCTACCTACTTCGACACATCAGATGGTCACGTGACTGTCAAGACGGCCTTCGAGCCAGTGAAGGTATTGTAG
- a CDS encoding methyl-accepting chemotaxis protein: SVSIQGMHEIQKDETILHEESLVVVGVIARAGNDLASSHESFMTYVLDYGEPGSSIFYNNMVNFQSLFMQFLRDYKNQYSLAVSPNLGNIITSQGQMALITEETRAYGVVVTEWENYSDETTITISLLRAADTASAYNSAKNASLHMQIINMNMEDLINVNNDAAALTDAMVHKATNKAILYTLVGAAAVAVAIILLSFVFSSSMMKPIVTVSKTAKTIADGNFRTRLEIRASSDEVGDLVRSMNMLIDNTSKPLIELTESAQAIAGGDMTRDINVVAKGDLATLVEAFKQMRQNLSKLTNEIKIASESLKDSSASFAETIGHMTENTQQVSSAAAQESKSAQAESMRIDEMVRMLSEQTKAIYDVVQSSQNAAGASANASEVAQNGSKSAQISLEKMNSMLRNVEDTAEAMKLLSKKSKEISQVVSIITDIAHQTNLLSLNAAIEAARAGEQGRGFAVVADEVRKLAEGSRKAANQIQQLIELVESDIDDTTDKMEHTMKDASESSRTISDSLKSLEDIAATVQETAAMVQEISASTEEQKALTESLAKSLDEVAAISKENSASSEGISVSSENLAAGMEELTASAHELADLANQLNEITKQVESAKATVMTIQEKSEGK; encoded by the coding sequence GATCTGTGTCGATTCAAGGAATGCACGAAATCCAGAAGGACGAAACGATTTTGCATGAAGAATCGCTCGTGGTCGTCGGCGTAATCGCGAGAGCCGGCAACGACCTGGCATCGTCACACGAATCGTTCATGACATATGTGCTCGATTATGGCGAGCCTGGCTCCAGCATATTCTACAACAACATGGTGAACTTCCAGTCATTATTCATGCAGTTTCTCAGGGACTACAAGAATCAATATTCCCTAGCTGTGTCTCCGAACTTGGGCAACATCATCACAAGCCAGGGTCAAATGGCTCTGATCACGGAGGAGACCCGCGCGTATGGTGTCGTCGTGACGGAGTGGGAGAACTACTCAGATGAGACCACTATCACCATCAGCTTGCTACGCGCTGCTGACACTGCCTCTGCATACAACTCGGCGAAGAATGCATCGTTGCACATGCAGATCATCAACATGAACATGGAAGACCTCATCAACGTGAACAATGACGCTGCCGCGCTGACGGATGCAATGGTCCACAAGGCAACAAACAAGGCGATCTTGTACACTCTCGTTGGAGCTGCTGCGGTAGCTGTTGCGATCATCCTTTTGTCGTTCGTGTTCTCATCTAGCATGATGAAACCGATTGTGACTGTCTCGAAGACGGCCAAGACTATTGCTGATGGCAATTTCAGAACGCGATTGGAAATCAGGGCCTCGAGCGACGAGGTAGGAGACCTCGTGAGATCGATGAACATGTTGATCGACAACACCTCGAAACCCCTCATAGAGCTGACAGAGAGCGCACAAGCGATTGCTGGAGGGGATATGACAAGGGATATCAATGTCGTGGCGAAAGGCGATTTGGCTACGCTTGTCGAGGCGTTCAAGCAGATGAGACAGAACCTGTCGAAGCTCACCAACGAGATCAAGATAGCGTCGGAGTCTCTCAAGGATTCGTCCGCGTCATTTGCAGAGACCATCGGACACATGACCGAGAACACGCAACAGGTGTCCTCCGCTGCCGCCCAGGAATCCAAGAGCGCTCAAGCTGAGTCGATGAGAATCGATGAGATGGTCAGAATGCTTTCGGAACAGACCAAAGCAATCTACGATGTGGTCCAGAGCTCGCAGAACGCAGCTGGAGCATCTGCGAACGCCAGCGAAGTCGCTCAGAACGGCAGCAAGTCTGCCCAGATATCACTGGAGAAGATGAACTCGATGCTCAGAAACGTGGAGGACACCGCAGAGGCGATGAAGCTCCTCTCCAAGAAATCAAAAGAGATCTCGCAGGTCGTGTCAATAATTACCGACATCGCACATCAGACGAACCTGTTGTCGCTCAACGCTGCGATAGAGGCTGCGAGAGCCGGCGAACAGGGACGTGGGTTCGCAGTGGTCGCTGACGAGGTCAGGAAGCTTGCTGAGGGTTCTCGAAAAGCTGCAAACCAGATACAGCAGCTCATAGAGCTCGTCGAGAGCGATATCGATGATACGACCGACAAGATGGAACACACAATGAAGGATGCGTCGGAGAGCTCAAGGACCATTTCAGACTCGCTGAAATCCCTTGAGGACATTGCTGCGACAGTACAGGAGACGGCTGCAATGGTGCAGGAGATCAGCGCCTCTACCGAGGAGCAGAAGGCACTCACCGAGAGTCTGGCCAAATCCCTGGATGAGGTCGCAGCGATCTCGAAGGAGAACTCTGCCTCCTCGGAAGGTATTTCGGTATCGTCTGAGAACCTCGCGGCAGGGATGGAAGAGCTCACGGCATCGGCCCATGAGCTGGCAGATCTAGCAAACCAACTGAACGAGATCACGAAGCAGGTCGAATCCGCGAAGGCAACCGTCATGACCATACAAGAAAAAAGTGAGGGTAAGTGA
- a CDS encoding site-specific integrase gives MPTKKSGLRMDSEARSGELLALLGHGDLERGEREFASRLEPFVAYLNVRNRSEYTIESYVRSVKHLWSWLLTEKQLKSEALFDLGTFTPTVCSDWKDWLLARYRDDGRATVVIKIAATNAFLDFLSELPKNSDVRPPKKISSPTVDAPQVFMIDDRDMELMQLAASDPSSRISHEARAFFWVAVDTWQRVGSVTNLLLRDLDLEHHRFSFRASKMKQRRALVLDSICEPTFPSIMAYVREVNPGFQKELEGEPTYLFPAMRSVPIVQRGGSRRMQVKPLLTKPMGKARPTQLLMEVAEKAGTSKGCRNRLHMHALRRWAITRAWQAGMSPSEIASRSGHHDLTVLQERYIRPEPNQKRFEAAIMMVRKPTESGLSDATIPEQPTPRLDSEQVEFARKLRKLLDLADKL, from the coding sequence ATGCCGACCAAGAAATCAGGGCTGCGAATGGATTCGGAGGCACGGAGCGGCGAACTTCTTGCGCTCCTAGGACACGGAGATCTCGAGAGAGGAGAACGAGAGTTCGCAAGTAGGTTGGAACCTTTCGTCGCGTACCTCAACGTTCGCAATCGGTCGGAGTACACCATAGAGAGCTACGTTCGGAGCGTGAAACACCTTTGGTCATGGCTCTTGACAGAGAAACAGCTCAAGTCCGAAGCTCTGTTTGATCTTGGCACGTTCACACCAACCGTGTGTTCTGACTGGAAAGACTGGTTGCTCGCACGGTATCGCGATGACGGGCGTGCTACCGTTGTGATAAAAATCGCTGCCACGAATGCATTCCTAGACTTCCTATCCGAACTTCCAAAGAACTCCGATGTGCGACCACCGAAAAAGATCTCGAGCCCGACTGTAGACGCGCCCCAGGTTTTCATGATTGATGATCGGGACATGGAGCTGATGCAACTTGCGGCATCTGATCCCAGTTCGAGGATCTCGCACGAAGCGAGGGCCTTCTTCTGGGTTGCCGTGGACACATGGCAAAGAGTCGGATCCGTCACGAACCTTCTTCTTCGGGACCTCGACCTTGAACATCATCGTTTCAGCTTTCGGGCAAGCAAGATGAAGCAACGGCGTGCATTGGTACTGGATTCAATCTGTGAGCCTACATTCCCCTCGATAATGGCATATGTGCGCGAAGTGAATCCAGGATTCCAAAAAGAGCTCGAGGGTGAGCCGACCTACCTGTTCCCTGCGATGCGGTCTGTGCCAATCGTTCAGAGAGGTGGCTCCCGAAGGATGCAAGTGAAGCCCCTCCTCACCAAACCAATGGGCAAGGCGCGACCGACCCAGCTCCTCATGGAAGTTGCAGAAAAAGCGGGCACTTCAAAAGGTTGCCGGAACCGCCTTCACATGCACGCACTGAGAAGATGGGCGATAACCAGAGCATGGCAAGCAGGAATGTCACCATCAGAGATTGCGTCACGCAGCGGTCACCATGATCTAACGGTTCTGCAAGAACGATACATTCGACCAGAACCCAACCAAAAGAGATTCGAGGCCGCGATCATGATGGTGCGAAAGCCTACGGAATCCGGCCTTTCAGATGCGACGATTCCTGAGCAGCCGACCCCAAGATTGGACTCGGAACAGGTGGAATTTGCACGAAAGTTGAGGAAGCTCCTAGACTTGGCAGATAAGCTGTGA
- a CDS encoding response regulator, with product MAKILVVDDSEFMRKVLRNILEAGGHKVIEAKNADDAVERFGKEGADVITMDIVMPKQDGIEAVKRLKEANSKAKIIMISALGHQKTVMRSLEAGAVDFIIKPFTADDVLESVNAVLQMEV from the coding sequence ATGGCCAAGATACTGGTTGTGGATGACTCGGAATTCATGCGAAAGGTTCTCAGGAACATACTCGAAGCTGGGGGACACAAGGTGATTGAGGCCAAGAACGCCGACGATGCTGTTGAGAGGTTCGGCAAGGAAGGAGCTGACGTGATCACAATGGACATTGTGATGCCCAAGCAGGACGGCATCGAGGCGGTCAAGAGGCTCAAGGAGGCTAACAGCAAGGCAAAGATCATCATGATCTCCGCGCTTGGCCATCAGAAGACCGTCATGCGATCGCTAGAGGCGGGTGCGGTGGATTTCATAATCAAGCCCTTCACGGCAGACGATGTGCTCGAGTCCGTGAATGCCGTGCTCCAGATGGAAGTCTGA
- a CDS encoding chemotaxis protein CheC translates to MTDEKTGKVLGVIMEFANIGAGSAATALSSLMDVELMNEVTSCNILPMSKVSDWLGGADQIVAGTYTYLCGDLKSGILVVLPNKSAVTLLEHLTKEKVDIASLTELQKSALKEVGNICLCWYLIAVSKMIDIDMIPAPPDATVDLLGAVLDIPLASLAQKVDTVLAVHTCFKGIDEEFEGYFLMLPEESTLKLILERMVEPRR, encoded by the coding sequence GTGACTGATGAAAAGACTGGAAAGGTCTTGGGAGTGATCATGGAATTCGCCAATATTGGCGCAGGCAGCGCTGCTACGGCGCTCTCGTCGCTCATGGATGTAGAGCTCATGAACGAAGTCACTTCATGCAACATACTCCCTATGTCCAAGGTGTCGGATTGGCTTGGCGGCGCGGACCAAATCGTCGCAGGCACGTACACATACCTCTGCGGCGACCTCAAGAGCGGCATACTCGTCGTTCTGCCGAACAAATCCGCGGTCACATTGCTCGAACACCTGACCAAGGAGAAAGTCGATATCGCCTCGCTGACGGAGCTACAAAAATCAGCGCTCAAGGAGGTCGGCAACATCTGCCTCTGTTGGTATCTCATCGCCGTCTCGAAGATGATAGATATCGATATGATTCCAGCGCCCCCGGACGCAACCGTGGACCTGCTCGGTGCTGTCCTTGACATCCCACTGGCTAGCTTGGCACAGAAGGTCGACACTGTCCTCGCGGTCCACACATGCTTCAAAGGGATCGACGAAGAGTTCGAGGGATACTTCCTGATGCTTCCCGAGGAATCGACGCTCAAACTGATCCTCGAGAGGATGGTGGAGCCCCGAAGATGA
- a CDS encoding chemotaxis protein CheA has translation MAKDIDMNKYSKLFVSETRESLRIMNDALLELEKSPENKELVDRIFRSAHTIKGMAGMMNFKAVVETAHAIEDVLGGIRDGRLQLKENVVEIIFSGFDTLDAMVVAVEASAEIRENPKLIQQLRGLLSGARGPATPKKKTPEIEPEPVKPKTTTVSIRLGRRCSLPSARAMVILKELGRASEIAGSSPTEADIDREHVFEELTVELEPTEKFQEALRRVIAMSDVDEVYVGMTGEPREKWHKMTKQEASAVAAPSDVLPAQTVKVGMDKLDDLLDNVGELVIGRSRLLDKAASRDDFELREISALIDKLTSDIQSKVLEIRMIPLDVVMSRFPRMVRDISKNEGKEVELLVEGGSIELDRTVVDRITEPMMHLLRNCIDHGIETTDERIHAGKKAKGLIRIVASKQQDHVLIEVSDDGRGIDYDQIRKAAVKKNVMSRGQADSASGRELLDLLFNPGFSTKSQVTEVSGRGVGLDVVKRAVEELGGSVMVASSEGAGTTFSLWLPFTLAIIEAMLVGIADQTYAVAMGTIVESHKFEKDEVKTIRGREVVQLRGEVLPLIRMREFFGMAKSPETPEGMNTLVVQSRDRRVALRVDELIGHQQIVVKGLDRRLRKVRGISGGTILGSGRIALILDVDSIIGG, from the coding sequence TTGGCAAAGGACATCGACATGAACAAGTACTCGAAGCTGTTCGTTTCCGAAACGCGAGAGTCCTTGCGCATCATGAACGATGCGTTGCTGGAGCTCGAGAAGAGTCCAGAAAACAAGGAGTTGGTGGATCGGATATTCAGATCCGCGCACACGATCAAGGGCATGGCGGGGATGATGAATTTCAAAGCTGTCGTCGAGACAGCCCATGCCATAGAAGACGTGCTGGGAGGGATACGCGACGGCCGTCTACAGCTCAAGGAGAACGTCGTGGAGATCATTTTCAGCGGTTTCGACACCCTCGACGCTATGGTCGTTGCGGTCGAAGCATCTGCTGAAATCAGAGAGAATCCAAAACTGATCCAGCAGCTGCGAGGGCTGCTCTCCGGTGCCAGGGGACCTGCAACGCCCAAGAAGAAGACTCCCGAGATCGAGCCTGAACCAGTCAAACCCAAGACGACGACCGTTTCGATAAGGCTGGGAAGAAGGTGCTCACTCCCTTCTGCAAGGGCCATGGTGATTCTAAAGGAGCTTGGAAGAGCCTCCGAGATTGCAGGATCCAGCCCAACGGAGGCCGACATCGATCGTGAGCATGTCTTCGAGGAGTTGACGGTCGAGCTCGAGCCCACAGAGAAGTTCCAGGAGGCGCTCAGACGTGTCATTGCCATGTCAGATGTCGACGAGGTCTACGTCGGGATGACTGGAGAACCTAGAGAAAAATGGCACAAGATGACGAAGCAGGAGGCCAGCGCTGTGGCGGCTCCATCCGATGTTCTCCCCGCGCAGACTGTCAAAGTGGGAATGGACAAACTGGACGACCTGCTGGACAACGTTGGTGAGCTTGTCATCGGGCGGAGCAGGCTTCTCGATAAGGCCGCCTCGCGTGACGACTTCGAGCTCCGAGAGATATCCGCTCTGATCGACAAGCTCACTTCTGACATACAGTCCAAAGTCCTCGAGATCAGGATGATCCCCCTGGATGTTGTGATGAGCAGATTCCCTCGCATGGTCAGAGACATATCCAAGAACGAAGGAAAGGAGGTAGAACTCCTCGTCGAGGGGGGGAGCATTGAGCTCGACAGGACTGTCGTTGATAGGATAACCGAGCCCATGATGCACCTGCTTCGAAACTGCATCGACCATGGCATAGAGACGACGGATGAACGAATCCATGCGGGGAAGAAGGCGAAAGGACTGATCAGAATAGTCGCGTCGAAGCAGCAAGACCATGTGCTCATCGAGGTCTCGGACGACGGTAGAGGCATCGACTACGACCAGATCAGGAAGGCTGCCGTGAAGAAGAACGTGATGTCCCGGGGTCAGGCCGACTCGGCTTCTGGAAGGGAACTTCTTGACTTGCTTTTCAATCCGGGTTTCTCCACTAAGAGCCAAGTCACGGAGGTGTCTGGAAGAGGCGTTGGGCTTGACGTCGTCAAAAGAGCCGTCGAGGAACTAGGCGGAAGCGTGATGGTGGCCAGCTCGGAAGGTGCGGGAACCACTTTCTCGCTCTGGCTGCCATTCACTCTCGCGATAATCGAGGCGATGCTCGTCGGGATTGCAGACCAGACCTACGCAGTCGCGATGGGCACCATTGTAGAATCACACAAATTCGAGAAGGATGAAGTCAAGACTATCAGGGGCAGGGAGGTCGTGCAGCTCAGAGGAGAGGTCCTGCCTCTCATACGAATGCGGGAATTCTTCGGGATGGCAAAATCTCCCGAAACGCCGGAGGGCATGAACACCCTGGTGGTCCAGAGCAGGGACAGACGGGTTGCCCTGCGGGTCGATGAGCTAATCGGCCATCAACAGATAGTCGTGAAAGGGCTTGACAGACGGCTGAGGAAGGTTAGGGGGATATCGGGAGGAACGATTCTTGGCAGCGGCAGGATAGCGCTGATACTCGACGTCGATTCCATAATCGGAGGATGA